In one Gossypium hirsutum isolate 1008001.06 chromosome D09, Gossypium_hirsutum_v2.1, whole genome shotgun sequence genomic region, the following are encoded:
- the LOC107892729 gene encoding LRR receptor-like serine/threonine-protein kinase GSO1 — translation MNLTGTIPPQLGNLSFLVSLNLSHNNFHDHLPRELGQLNRLELIDLSSNFLSGEIPSCFGRLDKVLHLILANNNLTGVIPPSIANMSNLENLDLRNNLVHGNIPYEMSKLMKLRTLRLAKSQLSGSIPAAIYNISALRMISLPYNNLSGSLPKKICHHLLNLEALYLYENEFSGQIPTSIGECKNLRQLMLDTNRFNGRIPTRIGNLTALTDLYLFANDLEGEIPWEIGKLEKWEYLHVEYMRLDGSIPASIFNLSSLKAIVLGDNNLSGELPYISSVPNLEEIFLWGNHLSGNIPDSISNITKLKILELQRNSFSGLIPNALGNLHFLERLTLRSNHLTTKTSSNGWSFLDSLTKCRYLIHLDLSLNPLGGVLPPSISNLSISLLQFEATACKIRGNIPMEIGSLNNALALDLSVNELSGSIPTTIGRLKNIQLLDFSGNKLQGSIPHQLCGLKGLYKLSLATNELDGPLPVGLGDLIALRKLNFSSNKLHSSIPLSFWRLKDILEVDLSSNYFSGSLSLDIGNLKVIIHLDLSRNFLSSDIPSTFGSLHYLQVLLLSHNRLQGPIPESLGDMMSLAKLDLSNNNLSGVIPKSLERLLYLNSFDVSFNRLEGEIPKGGCFVNFTA, via the exons ATGAATCTTACCGGAACGATCCCTCCGCAATTAGGAAACCTGTCGTTCTTAGTCTCTCTTAATTTGAGTCACAACAATTTCCATGATCATTTACCGAGGGAGTTGGGGCAATTGAATCGTTTGGAGCTCATTGATTTAAGCTCCAATTTCCTAAGTGGTGAAATACCATCCTGTTTTGGAAGGTTGGATAAAGTTTTACACTTGATTCTTGCAAATAATAATTTGACAGGTGTAATCCCTCCGTCAATAGCTAACATGTCCAACTTGGAGAACTTGGACTTGAGGAACAATCTCGTTCATGGAAACATTCCATACGAGATGAGTAAACTTATGAAGCTGAGGACACTTCGTCTGGCTAAAAGCCAACTTTCTGGTTCCATTCCGGCTGCCATTTATAATATTTCCGCCTTGCGGATGATTTCTCTACCATACAATAATCTATCtggtagtttacccaaaaaaataTGTCATCATCTTCTCAATCTTGAGGCACTTTACCTGTATGAAAATGAGTTTTCAGGTCAAATTCCAACAAGTATTGGTGAGTGCAAGAATCTTCGACAGTTAATGTTAGACACCAATCGATTCAATGGTAGAATTCCAACAAGGATCGGGAATCTAACAGCTCTTACCGATCTATACTTGTTTGCAAATGATTTGGAAG GTGAAATTCCATGGGAAATTGGAAAGCTTGAGAAGTGGGAGTATCTTCACGTAGAATATATGAGACTTGATGGTTCAATCCCAGCTTCCATCTTTAACCTTTCTTCTTTGAAAGCAATTGTTCTGGGTGACAATAATCTATCTG GTGAACTACCATACATCAGCTCGGTTCCAAATCTGGAGGAGATTTTCCTTTGGGGCAATCATCTTAGTGGAAATATTCCTGATTCAATCTCTAACATTACTAAGCTCAAAATTCTAGAATTGCAAAGAAACTCGTTCTCTGGCCTTATTCCAAATGCACTTGGCAATTTGCATTTCCTTGAGAGATTGACACTTAGGTCCAATCATTTGACCACCAAAACTTCATCCAACGGATGGAGCTTTCTGGATTCATTGACAAAATGCAGGTATCTAATACATTTGGACTTATCATTGAACCCACTGGGGGGTGTTCTTCCACCTTCTATCTCAAATCTCTCAATATCACTTCTACAGTTTGAAGCCACAGCTTGTAAAATTAGAGGCAACATTCCTATGGAAATCGGTAGTTTAAACAATGCCTTAGCTTTAGACCTTTCTGTCAATGAGTTGAGTGGATCTATTCCTACAACAATAGGAAGGCTAAAAAATATCCAGCTTCTAGATTTTTCTGGAAATAAGCTACAAGGCTCTATCCCACACCAACTTTGTGGCTTAAAGGGATTATATAAGTTATCATTAGCTACTAATGAGCTTGATGGACCTTTACCGGTAGGTTTGGGTGATTTGATTGCTTTGAGAAAGCTAAATTTTTCCTCCAACAAATTGCATTCATCAATACCTTTGAGTTTCTGGAGATTGAAAGATATTTTAGAAGTAGACTTGTCATCAAACTATTTTAGTGGTTCACTTTCGCTTGACATTGGAAATTTGAAAGTAATTATACATTTAGATTTGTCAAGAAATTTTCTCTCAAGTGATATCCCTTCCACATTTGGAAGCCTTCATTACCTACAGGTTTTACTTCTTTCTCATAATAGATTGCAAGGTCCTATTCCTGAATCATTAGGTGACATGATGAGTTTGGCAAAGTTGGATTTATCTAATAACAACTTATCTGGAGTCATCCCCAAGTCTTTGGAAAGACTTTTATACCTTAATTCCTTTGATGTGTCTTTTAATAGACTAGAAGGGGAAATCCCAAAGGGAGGGTGTTTTGTAAACTTCACAGCctaa